In Oxyura jamaicensis isolate SHBP4307 breed ruddy duck chromosome 11, BPBGC_Ojam_1.0, whole genome shotgun sequence, a genomic segment contains:
- the CCNE1 gene encoding G1/S-specific cyclin-E1, with protein MRRESDFTEEKAPAKGEGGAEGAMRARKRKADVATFLQDPDEEIAQMEMNRKKQYENQPSWNNINKDPHMLIPTPDKDDDPIGVDYSHFIHLNVAPTRASPLPVLGWANRDDVWKNMINKEDTYVRDKLYMQRHPLLQPKMRTILLDWLMEVCEVYKLHRETFYLAQDFFDRFMATQQNVVKTLLQLIGISSLFIAAKLEEIYPPKLHQFAYVTDGACTEDEILSMELIIMKALNWNLNPLTVVSWLNIYMQVAYLNELYEVLLRQYPQQIFVQIAELLDLCVLDIGCLEYTYGVLAASALYHFSSSELMQKVSGYEWCEIEECVKWMVPFAMAIREVGSSKLKHFRGIAPEDLHNIQTHINSLDLLDKAQAKQAILAEQNRTSPFPTGVLTPPQSSKKQSAGLKQM; from the exons ATGCGGCGGGAGAG CGACTTCACGGAGGAGAAGGCCCCCGCCAAGGGGGAAGGGGGTGCCGAGGGTGCCATGCGAGCCCGCAAGAGGAAAGCTGATGTGGCCACG ttCTTACAGGATCCTGATGAAGAAATTGCCCAAATggaaatgaatagaaaaaagCAATATGAAAACCAG CCGTCCTGGAATAACATTAACAAAGATCCCCATATGCTGATTCCTACTCCAGATAAAGATGATGATCCAATTGGTGTTGATTATTCTCACTTTATACATCTAAATGTTGCTCCAACTAGAGCTTCACCATTACCAGTTCTGGG CTGGGCCAACAGAGATGATGTATGGAAAAACATGATAAACAAAGAGGATACATATGTGAGGGATAAACTTTATATGCAAAGGCACCCTCTCCTGCAACCTAAAATGCGAACGATTCTTCTAGACTGGCTAATGGAG gtTTGTGAAGTCTACAAGCTTCATagagaaactttttatttagcACAAGATTTCTTTGATCGGTTTATGGCAACGCAACAGAATGTTGTAAAAACACTATTACAGCTTATTGGAATCTCTTCTTTATTCATAGCAGCAAAGCTTGAG GAAATTTATCCACCAAAGTTGCACCAGTTTGCCTATGTTACAGATGGAGCTTGTACAGAAGATGAAATCCTGAGTATGGAATTGATCATTATGAAG GCTCTTAATTGGAACTTAAATCCACTGACAGTTGTATCATGGCTAAACATTTACATGCAAGTTGCGTATTTAAATGAGCTTTATGAGGTATTGTTGCGACAATATCCACAACAAATATTTGTACAAATAGCAGAG CTCTTGGATCTCTGTGTGCTGGATATTGGCTGCTTGGAGTATACATATGGTGTACTTGCAGCTTCTGCTTTGTACCACTTCTCTTCATCTGAGTTGATGCAGAAAGTTTCAG GTTATGAATGGTGTGAGATAGAGGAATGTGTAAAATGGATGGTTCCATTTGCTATGGCTATACGGGAAGTAGGAAGCTCCAAACTCAAACACTTTAGAGGTATAGCTCCTGAAGACTTGCACAATATACAGACGCACATAAACAGCTTGGATTTGCTG